The Sulfurihydrogenibium sp. YO3AOP1 genome has a window encoding:
- a CDS encoding 5-(carboxyamino)imidazole ribonucleotide synthase, whose translation MDLKNFKLTMPTDFTIGILGGGQLGKMIGFECRKLGLNVVCLDPHEHAPASSVCKQIVGSVNDKEKLTKLNNMSNIITYEIEHINIDSLKETIPADKIYPSLTTLEILQDKYKQRMFFKKHNIPQPEFLEIKDISEIKNHIPCVQKIKKGGYDGRGVVVIKSEEDLNKALKEESYIESLVDIEKEIAVIVVRNINGDIRVYPVVEMVFNPEGNLLEYLLVPANIDERHYKLAQEISISAIEALEGVGVFGVELFLTKDGKILLNEIAPRVHNSGHYTIEACETSQFEQLVRVLTNLPLGLTNQYLPAVMINLLGEKGYKGKPIYENLDKVLAIDGVYVHIYGKLETFPLRKMGHITIIDYDKNRLIEKAKVVKDLIKVKGEVEI comes from the coding sequence ATGGATTTAAAAAATTTTAAGCTCACTATGCCAACAGATTTTACTATTGGAATTCTTGGCGGTGGACAGCTTGGAAAAATGATTGGTTTTGAATGTAGAAAACTTGGCTTAAACGTTGTATGCCTTGACCCACACGAACATGCTCCAGCTTCTTCTGTATGCAAACAAATAGTTGGCAGTGTAAATGACAAAGAAAAACTGACAAAATTAAATAATATGTCAAATATTATCACATACGAAATTGAACATATAAATATAGATTCTTTAAAAGAAACAATTCCGGCAGACAAAATTTATCCATCACTAACAACTCTTGAAATCCTTCAAGACAAATACAAGCAAAGAATGTTTTTTAAAAAACATAACATTCCTCAGCCGGAATTTTTAGAAATAAAAGACATTTCAGAAATAAAAAATCATATTCCATGCGTTCAAAAGATAAAAAAAGGTGGATATGATGGCAGAGGCGTAGTTGTTATCAAATCAGAAGAGGATTTAAATAAAGCGTTAAAAGAAGAATCTTATATAGAGTCACTGGTAGACATAGAAAAAGAAATTGCTGTCATAGTAGTTAGAAATATCAATGGAGATATTAGGGTTTATCCGGTTGTTGAGATGGTATTTAATCCAGAAGGAAATCTGCTTGAATATCTCTTAGTGCCAGCAAATATTGATGAAAGACATTATAAACTTGCACAAGAGATATCAATATCTGCTATTGAAGCTTTGGAAGGTGTTGGAGTTTTCGGCGTTGAGTTGTTCCTTACAAAAGACGGAAAAATACTTTTAAACGAAATAGCACCAAGAGTTCATAACTCAGGACACTATACGATAGAAGCCTGCGAGACAAGTCAGTTTGAACAGCTTGTCAGAGTACTAACAAACCTACCCCTTGGCTTAACAAATCAGTATTTACCAGCTGTAATGATAAATTTACTTGGAGAAAAAGGCTACAAAGGAAAGCCAATTTATGAAAATTTAGACAAAGTTCTCGCAATAGATGGTGTATATGTTCATATTTACGGAAAATTAGAAACATTTCCGCTTAGAAAGATGGGACACATTACAATAATAGACTATGATAAAAATAGACTTATAGAAAAAGCAAAAGTAGTGAAAGATTTAATCAAAGTAAAAGGAGAAGTTGAGATATGA
- the purM gene encoding phosphoribosylformylglycinamidine cyclo-ligase gives MTYKDAGVDIEKADKFVEEIKGFVQKTFTKNVITPIGGFASAYLLEISKYKNPVITSSTDGVGTKLKIAQQLNKHDTIGIDLVAMCVNDLVTTTSKPLFFLDYFATGKLKPETAVEVIKGIAKGCELAECSLVGGETAEMPGMYKDDEYDLAGFAVGIVEREKMLDGSKTEKGNILIGIASSGVHSNGYSLVRKIIEVKGYSYKDYFQEFGKTLGEELLTPTKIYVKTILTLAERIDIKSIAHITGGGIPGNLIRVIRPGLKAVIEEGSWEVLPIFKWIAKEGHVPKEDMYKTFNMGIGMILAIDKKDEKEAIQLLEDLGEKPYIIGYLEEGERSVNII, from the coding sequence ATTACATACAAAGATGCTGGCGTAGACATAGAAAAGGCTGATAAGTTTGTAGAAGAGATTAAAGGTTTTGTTCAAAAAACATTCACGAAAAATGTAATCACGCCAATCGGGGGCTTTGCATCTGCATACTTACTTGAAATAAGTAAATATAAAAATCCTGTTATCACATCTTCAACTGATGGGGTTGGAACAAAATTAAAAATAGCTCAACAGCTTAATAAACACGACACGATCGGCATTGACCTTGTGGCTATGTGTGTTAATGATTTGGTAACAACTACATCAAAACCTTTATTCTTCCTTGATTATTTTGCAACCGGTAAACTAAAGCCTGAAACAGCGGTAGAAGTTATAAAGGGTATAGCAAAAGGTTGTGAACTGGCTGAATGTAGCTTAGTAGGTGGAGAAACTGCTGAAATGCCCGGCATGTACAAAGATGACGAGTATGACTTGGCGGGTTTTGCCGTTGGCATTGTAGAAAGAGAAAAAATGCTTGATGGTAGCAAAACAGAAAAAGGAAATATACTCATAGGCATTGCATCCTCAGGCGTTCATAGTAATGGCTACTCCTTAGTTAGAAAGATTATAGAAGTAAAAGGATATTCTTATAAAGATTATTTCCAAGAATTTGGAAAAACATTGGGGGAAGAGTTATTAACTCCAACAAAAATTTATGTTAAAACGATCTTAACCTTAGCTGAAAGAATAGATATAAAATCTATAGCACACATCACAGGCGGTGGGATACCAGGAAATCTTATAAGAGTAATTAGACCGGGTTTAAAAGCTGTGATAGAAGAAGGTTCATGGGAAGTTTTACCAATCTTCAAATGGATCGCGAAAGAAGGACACGTTCCAAAGGAAGATATGTATAAAACATTCAACATGGGCATAGGAATGATTTTAGCAATTGATAAGAAGGATGAAAAAGAAGCTATTCAATTGCTCGAAGATTTAGGAGAAAAACCTTATATAATTGGTTATTTAGAAGAAGGTGAAAGAAGTGTTAACATTATTTGA
- the purE gene encoding 5-(carboxyamino)imidazole ribonucleotide mutase encodes MIGIIMGSDSDLPVMSKAAVVLDKFEVPYEITIVSAHRTPDRMCQYAKTAEENGIKVIIAGAGGAAHLPGMVASLTHLPVIGVPVKTSSLSGLDSLLSIVQMPAGIPVATVAINNAENAALLALSILSTFDKNIADKLKQYKEELKNKIEEKAKKLEEIGYKSYIEEMGI; translated from the coding sequence ATGATAGGAATTATCATGGGAAGTGATTCAGATTTGCCTGTAATGTCAAAAGCAGCTGTTGTATTGGATAAATTTGAAGTTCCTTATGAGATAACAATCGTATCAGCTCACCGAACGCCAGACAGAATGTGTCAGTATGCAAAAACAGCGGAAGAAAACGGTATTAAAGTAATCATAGCCGGAGCTGGCGGTGCAGCCCATCTTCCTGGAATGGTTGCATCATTGACACATCTTCCGGTAATTGGCGTTCCAGTAAAAACTTCTTCTTTAAGTGGTCTTGATTCTTTGTTGTCAATCGTTCAAATGCCGGCAGGAATACCAGTTGCCACAGTAGCCATAAACAACGCAGAAAATGCAGCATTACTTGCTTTATCTATATTATCTACATTTGATAAGAATATCGCAGATAAATTAAAACAGTATAAAGAAGAGCTAAAGAATAAAATAGAAGAAAAAGCCAAAAAACTTGAAGAAATTGGTTATAAATCATATATTGAAGAGATGGGAATTTGA
- a CDS encoding IS256 family transposase, which yields MDKKEYFEKILDRSTEELVKELFPNGITTQEEKIGIRKLLESVVELIMNQERNFFLENDEDNKANGYYERSLNTGSFKLNINVPRDRKGRFRPQILPDPYKRVNEDYINLLMSLVSNGYSESKIDSTLKSLGLNYSKQHMDKIKKELIERLNDFKTRELPSDAFVLYIDAYHCDIKEKNKIRKASVYVVLGIDLQGNKDIFGFYTFFSSENKADWIKVFNDLIDRGLKRVMLIVSDDFPGITKAIETLFPYTDHQLCLVHLQRNVRNQMDKEDSQVFNKELKNIKENSLDYEDGLEKLDDLCGRFKSKYPSFIKHIQSNKERYLCFLKYPENLRKHIYTTNPVESVNSMIEKVRINLGGYFQSVDILEINLLIQRDNLKNGKWKKPIPAFKGVSYEILQLFNKKFSIQTQNY from the coding sequence ATGGATAAGAAAGAATACTTTGAAAAAATATTAGACAGATCTACCGAAGAATTAGTAAAAGAACTTTTCCCAAACGGTATAACAACTCAAGAAGAAAAGATAGGTATAAGAAAGCTTTTAGAATCTGTTGTGGAACTGATTATGAATCAGGAAAGAAATTTCTTCCTTGAAAATGATGAAGACAACAAAGCAAACGGATATTATGAAAGAAGCCTAAATACTGGTTCTTTCAAGCTTAACATAAATGTCCCAAGAGATAGAAAGGGTAGATTTAGACCACAAATATTACCTGACCCTTACAAAAGAGTTAATGAAGATTACATAAACCTTCTTATGAGTTTAGTATCCAATGGATACTCAGAAAGCAAGATAGATTCTACATTAAAAAGCTTGGGCTTAAACTACTCAAAACAACATATGGATAAAATCAAAAAAGAGCTTATAGAAAGACTTAATGATTTTAAAACAAGAGAGCTTCCATCGGATGCATTTGTACTGTATATAGACGCATATCACTGTGATATAAAAGAGAAAAACAAAATCAGAAAGGCTTCTGTCTATGTAGTTCTTGGAATAGATTTACAAGGAAATAAAGATATATTTGGATTTTATACATTTTTCAGTAGTGAAAATAAAGCAGACTGGATAAAAGTATTCAATGATTTAATAGATAGAGGACTAAAAAGGGTAATGCTTATAGTAAGTGATGATTTTCCTGGGATAACAAAAGCCATAGAAACACTATTTCCTTATACAGACCATCAGCTATGTTTAGTCCATTTACAAAGAAACGTTAGAAATCAGATGGATAAAGAAGATTCACAAGTATTTAACAAAGAACTGAAAAACATAAAAGAAAACAGCTTAGATTATGAAGATGGATTAGAAAAATTAGATGATTTATGCGGTAGATTTAAGTCTAAATATCCAAGCTTTATAAAACATATTCAATCTAACAAAGAGAGATACTTATGTTTTTTAAAATATCCAGAAAATCTAAGAAAGCACATATACACAACAAATCCAGTTGAAAGTGTTAATAGCATGATAGAAAAGGTAAGAATAAATTTAGGTGGATATTTTCAATCTGTGGACATTCTTGAGATAAATCTGCTTATACAAAGAGACAATTTAAAGAATGGAAAATGGAAAAAGCCTATACCTGCTTTTAAAGGAGTCTCTTATGAAATTTTACAATTGTTTAATAAAAAGTTTTCAATCCAGACACAAAATTATTGA
- a CDS encoding isoprenyl transferase has translation MIENLFKIPDHVAIIMDGNGRWAKMRGLDRVYGHREGVKTVERTIKFAKKVGIKYITLFAFSTENWQRPIEEVNAIMQLFVEYIHEKLPFLKENDIKLLFMGRKEGLWDSVLEAMKKAEDETKNCSSLTVIIGLNYSGKAEIVDAVNKILKSNVEKIDEESFRNYLYLPEIPDPDLLIRTSGEKRISNFLLWQLAYTELYFTDVLWPDFDEEEFLKALYDYQSRDRRFGRV, from the coding sequence GTGATAGAAAATCTGTTTAAGATACCTGACCATGTTGCTATCATCATGGATGGAAACGGTAGATGGGCTAAAATGAGAGGCCTGGATAGAGTTTATGGTCATAGAGAAGGTGTTAAGACTGTCGAGAGAACAATAAAATTCGCAAAAAAGGTAGGTATAAAATACATTACTTTATTTGCATTTTCAACAGAAAACTGGCAAAGACCCATAGAAGAAGTTAATGCAATAATGCAGTTGTTTGTAGAATATATACATGAAAAACTACCGTTTTTGAAAGAAAATGATATAAAGCTTTTATTTATGGGAAGAAAAGAAGGTTTATGGGATAGTGTTTTAGAAGCTATGAAAAAAGCTGAAGATGAAACTAAGAATTGTAGTAGCCTTACCGTTATAATTGGACTAAATTACAGCGGAAAGGCTGAGATTGTTGACGCTGTAAATAAAATACTTAAAAGTAATGTTGAAAAGATAGATGAAGAAAGTTTTAGAAATTATCTATATCTTCCAGAAATTCCAGACCCGGACTTGTTAATCAGAACAAGCGGAGAAAAAAGAATATCTAATTTTCTACTATGGCAGCTTGCCTACACTGAGCTTTACTTTACCGATGTTTTATGGCCGGATTTTGATGAAGAAGAGTTTTTGAAAGCTCTTTATGATTATCAAAGCAGAGATAGGCGTTTTGGAAGAGTATGA
- a CDS encoding ABC transporter substrate-binding protein, translated as MKEFIKNLLITFGVILLFFLPFHLIKPSNSKNEYPIKTLDIKNLEPAIGVEGGELKRSLSADAKTLNPVMAQETSSTAIIGMLFNGLTKTNVKTLLPEPDLVEKWEVNKDGTVWIFHLRDAKWFDGKPVSADDVVFTYNQIYYNPNIPSSAKDVLTVEGKPFKVEKVDDKTIKFTLPKPFAVFLNAVSQPILPKHVLEKSVKEGKFPSTWTVNTDPTQIIGTGPYRLVKYVQGQYVIYERNPYYWEKDEKGQKLPYIVSIKSQIIKDPDVSLVKFLSGESDIYGVRATDLSKLLENAKKGDYTIYNLGATPSTLFLFFNQNPKAPIEKYKLKWFQNTKFRQAISYAVDREGIKNIVYNGLATPIYTAVTPADRRLYDENYYPKYPYNLQKAKEILLSIGFKEGKDGYLYDNEGHKLSFTLITNAGNKEREAIGNILKEDLRKIGIEVNFQGLDFNNLVSKLMSNYDFEAVIIGLTGSMDPYFSQNVWLSSGHMHMWNPKQQKPATDWEAEVDRLFNLAAVELDQNKRDELYKKAFKIIGEQQPMIFIVAPQEMVVVRNKLKNVFPTVWGWYKDEYVYIKE; from the coding sequence ATGAAAGAATTCATTAAAAATTTATTAATCACCTTTGGAGTTATTCTTTTATTCTTTTTACCATTTCATCTTATAAAGCCATCAAATTCAAAGAACGAATATCCAATAAAAACCTTAGATATAAAGAACCTTGAACCTGCCATTGGCGTTGAAGGTGGAGAGTTAAAAAGGTCTTTGTCTGCAGATGCTAAAACATTAAATCCAGTAATGGCTCAAGAGACAAGCTCAACTGCAATAATAGGAATGTTGTTTAATGGACTTACGAAAACAAATGTTAAAACGCTACTGCCGGAGCCAGATTTAGTAGAAAAGTGGGAAGTAAACAAAGATGGCACTGTATGGATTTTCCATCTAAGAGATGCAAAATGGTTTGATGGAAAGCCGGTCTCTGCCGATGATGTAGTCTTTACATACAATCAAATTTACTACAATCCAAACATTCCATCTTCAGCTAAGGATGTTTTAACAGTTGAAGGTAAACCTTTTAAAGTTGAAAAAGTAGATGATAAAACAATTAAATTTACACTTCCAAAGCCTTTTGCTGTTTTCTTAAATGCAGTTTCACAGCCAATTTTACCAAAGCATGTATTAGAAAAATCAGTCAAAGAAGGAAAATTTCCATCTACTTGGACGGTTAACACAGACCCAACGCAAATAATCGGGACAGGTCCATATAGGCTTGTAAAATACGTTCAAGGTCAGTATGTAATATATGAAAGAAACCCTTACTACTGGGAAAAAGATGAAAAAGGTCAAAAACTACCTTATATAGTATCTATAAAATCACAGATAATAAAAGACCCTGACGTTTCTTTAGTTAAATTTTTGTCAGGAGAGTCTGATATATACGGCGTAAGGGCTACCGATTTATCTAAGCTTTTAGAAAATGCAAAAAAAGGAGATTATACAATCTACAACCTTGGGGCTACACCTTCTACGTTGTTTTTATTTTTTAATCAAAATCCAAAAGCACCGATTGAAAAATACAAATTAAAATGGTTTCAAAACACAAAATTTAGACAAGCTATTTCGTATGCGGTTGATAGAGAAGGAATAAAAAATATAGTTTACAATGGACTTGCAACGCCAATTTACACAGCAGTAACTCCGGCAGACAGAAGACTTTATGATGAAAATTATTATCCAAAATACCCGTACAATCTTCAAAAAGCAAAAGAAATTTTATTATCTATCGGGTTTAAAGAAGGGAAGGACGGGTATTTGTACGATAATGAAGGTCATAAGCTAAGCTTTACGCTTATAACAAATGCAGGCAATAAAGAAAGAGAAGCAATTGGAAATATTTTAAAAGAAGACTTAAGAAAGATAGGGATTGAAGTAAACTTTCAAGGACTTGATTTTAATAACTTAGTCTCAAAACTAATGTCTAATTATGATTTTGAAGCTGTAATCATTGGGTTAACCGGAAGTATGGACCCATATTTTAGCCAAAATGTATGGCTTTCGTCCGGTCATATGCATATGTGGAATCCAAAACAACAAAAGCCGGCTACTGATTGGGAGGCTGAAGTAGATAGACTTTTTAACCTTGCCGCTGTAGAACTTGACCAGAATAAAAGAGATGAGCTTTACAAAAAAGCATTTAAAATCATCGGAGAACAACAGCCTATGATTTTTATAGTTGCACCGCAGGAAATGGTAGTAGTAAGGAATAAGCTAAAAAATGTTTTTCCTACTGTTTGGGGCTGGTATAAAGATGAGTATGTTTATATAAAAGAGTGA
- a CDS encoding phosphatidylglycerophosphatase A, with amino-acid sequence MSLKDHIALFLATSFYLGKFPIAPGTVGTLGAIPFFYLYWDKGLLAQISITLSVFFIGIWASYEVSQKYNDKDPSFVSIDEIAGYMVTMLGINTANIPLNQALMYFLLGFVIFRIVDILKPPPIKTLEKYPMGIGIMADDILAGVYSWIILHALIYFFKF; translated from the coding sequence ATGAGTTTAAAAGACCATATTGCACTATTTTTAGCCACTTCATTTTACTTAGGTAAATTTCCCATCGCACCTGGAACGGTTGGAACACTGGGAGCGATACCGTTTTTTTATTTATACTGGGATAAAGGACTTTTAGCTCAAATTTCTATTACTTTATCTGTGTTTTTTATTGGCATCTGGGCATCTTATGAAGTAAGTCAAAAGTATAATGATAAAGACCCATCTTTTGTAAGCATTGATGAGATAGCCGGCTATATGGTAACTATGCTTGGAATCAATACAGCAAACATACCTTTAAATCAAGCTCTGATGTATTTCTTACTTGGCTTTGTTATTTTTAGAATAGTAGATATTCTTAAGCCACCACCAATTAAAACCTTAGAAAAATACCCAATGGGAATTGGCATTATGGCTGATGATATTTTAGCCGGTGTTTACAGCTGGATAATCTTACATGCATTAATATACTTCTTTAAATTTTAA
- the ffh gene encoding signal recognition particle protein, with protein sequence MFELLTEKFSSVVEKLRGVKKIDEKTLDEALKDIRTALLEADVNVNVVKEFISDIKQKVLGQELIKGLSAGETVIKLIYDETIKILGGEESPTLAKPDNPPAIIMLVGLQGTGKTTTAGKLAKYLKSKGYRVGVASTDVRRPAAAKQLCTLAQSIDIPCFVDEEEKDALKLTEKVIQDAKKQGFSYIILDTAGRLHIDQELMEELKKIKEKVKPAEVLYVADAMQGQDAITTAEEFHKAVGLTGVILTKLDGDAKGGIALSVRKVLGVPIKFIGTGEKIENLEPFYPDRIAQRILGLGDIQTLIEKMQAAIEEDKAKQMAEKIMNAEFTLEDLRDQVRMIRNLGPMEQILKMIPGVGSKIKDLKVDEKQFVKIEAIINSMTPEERVKPHIINGSRKKRIARGSGTTILDVNKVLKQYEEMKKMMKKMKKMSKGGGFNLPFKLPF encoded by the coding sequence ATGTTTGAACTTTTAACAGAAAAGTTTAGCTCAGTAGTTGAAAAATTAAGAGGCGTTAAAAAAATAGATGAAAAAACTCTTGATGAAGCACTTAAAGATATAAGAACAGCTTTATTAGAGGCTGATGTTAACGTTAATGTTGTAAAAGAGTTTATCTCTGATATAAAACAAAAAGTTCTTGGGCAAGAACTTATAAAAGGTCTTTCTGCTGGTGAGACAGTTATTAAACTTATCTATGATGAAACAATAAAAATTCTTGGTGGAGAAGAGTCACCAACGCTTGCAAAACCAGACAATCCACCAGCAATAATAATGTTAGTTGGTCTGCAAGGTACCGGTAAAACTACAACGGCAGGTAAGCTTGCAAAATATCTTAAATCAAAAGGTTATAGGGTCGGTGTTGCTTCTACAGACGTTAGAAGACCGGCGGCAGCAAAGCAGTTATGCACCCTTGCCCAATCTATAGATATACCTTGCTTTGTTGATGAGGAAGAAAAAGATGCATTAAAGCTTACAGAAAAAGTTATCCAAGATGCTAAAAAACAAGGATTTTCTTACATAATACTAGACACTGCTGGAAGATTACATATAGATCAAGAGTTAATGGAAGAATTAAAGAAAATAAAAGAAAAAGTCAAACCGGCTGAAGTTCTATACGTAGCAGACGCAATGCAAGGTCAAGATGCAATCACGACCGCAGAAGAATTTCATAAAGCCGTTGGACTTACCGGCGTAATCCTAACAAAGCTTGATGGTGATGCAAAAGGTGGTATTGCTCTATCGGTTAGAAAAGTTCTTGGAGTCCCAATCAAATTTATTGGAACAGGAGAAAAAATTGAAAATTTAGAGCCATTTTATCCAGATAGAATAGCTCAAAGAATACTTGGTCTTGGTGATATACAAACATTAATTGAAAAAATGCAGGCTGCCATTGAAGAAGACAAAGCTAAGCAAATGGCAGAAAAAATTATGAATGCAGAATTTACTTTAGAAGATTTAAGAGACCAAGTTAGAATGATAAGAAATCTTGGACCTATGGAACAAATTTTAAAGATGATTCCGGGCGTAGGAAGCAAGATAAAAGATTTAAAAGTAGACGAAAAGCAATTTGTAAAAATAGAAGCTATTATCAATTCAATGACTCCAGAAGAAAGAGTAAAACCACATATAATAAACGGTAGCAGAAAGAAAAGAATAGCAAGAGGTAGCGGAACTACAATTTTAGATGTTAACAAAGTTTTAAAACAGTATGAAGAGATGAAGAAGATGATGAAGAAGATGAAAAAAATGTCCAAAGGTGGAGGCTTTAATCTACCGTTTAAATTGCCATTTTGA
- the ybgF gene encoding tol-pal system protein YbgF: MKKILFLGFSSIFLFSCASEDKITTLQRELLSLRQEVNELKDRTNDNTENIKNINARLDKLSQKVAENSADIEKLKMGRQTYASSPTPPQEVKKEGKEEVAVPQNDKQLYQYALDLYFKGNIEESRKAFTEFLKKYPDSDLYGNAIFWAGQTFYAEKKYKDAIDIWEIFLKKCDEGKIKKCNKYPDAMLKLGYSYIELGNEEKGKQYLQDLIKKYPDSEPASLAKKKLEVLK; encoded by the coding sequence ATGAAAAAAATTTTATTTTTAGGATTTAGCAGTATATTTTTATTTTCCTGTGCGTCTGAAGATAAAATAACTACATTGCAAAGAGAATTGTTAAGTTTAAGACAAGAAGTAAATGAATTAAAAGATAGGACTAATGACAACACAGAAAATATAAAAAACATCAATGCTCGTTTAGATAAGCTTTCTCAAAAAGTTGCAGAAAATTCAGCAGATATAGAAAAATTAAAAATGGGAAGACAAACATATGCATCTTCACCAACTCCACCGCAAGAAGTCAAAAAAGAAGGGAAAGAAGAAGTTGCTGTTCCACAGAATGATAAGCAATTATATCAATATGCATTAGACTTGTATTTTAAAGGAAATATAGAAGAATCGAGAAAAGCTTTTACAGAGTTTCTTAAGAAATATCCTGATTCTGACCTTTATGGAAATGCAATTTTCTGGGCAGGTCAAACTTTTTATGCAGAAAAGAAATACAAAGATGCGATAGATATTTGGGAAATATTCTTAAAAAAATGTGATGAAGGAAAGATCAAAAAATGTAATAAATATCCGGATGCAATGTTAAAACTTGGATACTCTTACATTGAGCTTGGAAATGAAGAAAAAGGAAAACAATATTTACAAGATTTAATAAAGAAATATCCAGATTCTGAGCCAGCATCTCTTGCAAAGAAAAAGCTTGAGGTTCTTAAGTGA
- a CDS encoding 4Fe-4S binding protein — protein sequence MQATMEKTSCPQPSYFEKNKFTILRNIAYLTVIFLLIIIPIFKIAKIDIARNEAYIFGNPVTVAEGLAPVIFAGGIFAILVIVLNLVLGRVFCGWICPGGWFAEVQEKIRRMTWTPKSPTTSKIFYIVFTLITSVLFSLLFLNWVTDLRVFFYKTNPAFVPMWIVFLGMTGMFYFELFIGKRWCRVFCPTGIYQKITPYHHLYKPTLVNVDACTDCRECVKNCPMALDPRRMAYIQDFYKGIAACIECYNCIDSCTKAQSEKCLPVAMGIVKELPPRDPDFISGKSLNKH from the coding sequence ATGCAAGCAACTATGGAAAAAACAAGCTGTCCACAACCAAGCTACTTTGAGAAAAATAAGTTTACAATTTTAAGAAACATTGCATATCTGACTGTCATATTTTTGTTAATTATTATTCCTATTTTCAAGATAGCAAAAATAGACATTGCAAGAAATGAAGCTTATATTTTTGGAAATCCTGTGACAGTAGCTGAAGGTTTAGCACCTGTTATCTTTGCAGGTGGTATATTTGCAATTCTTGTAATTGTTTTAAACCTTGTTCTTGGAAGAGTATTCTGCGGATGGATTTGCCCCGGTGGATGGTTTGCTGAGGTTCAAGAAAAAATAAGAAGAATGACTTGGACGCCAAAATCACCAACAACAAGTAAAATTTTTTATATTGTATTTACTCTTATAACATCTGTTTTATTCTCTTTGCTTTTCTTAAACTGGGTCACAGATTTAAGAGTATTTTTCTACAAAACAAACCCGGCATTTGTTCCTATGTGGATTGTTTTTCTTGGAATGACCGGAATGTTTTATTTTGAACTTTTCATCGGTAAAAGATGGTGCAGGGTTTTCTGTCCAACAGGAATTTACCAAAAGATTACTCCATATCACCATTTATATAAACCTACGTTAGTTAACGTAGATGCTTGTACAGACTGTAGAGAATGTGTCAAAAATTGCCCTATGGCATTAGACCCAAGAAGAATGGCTTACATTCAAGACTTTTATAAAGGAATTGCAGCTTGTATAGAATGTTATAATTGTATAGATTCTTGCACAAAAGCTCAATCTGAAAAATGCCTACCTGTAGCAATGGGCATTGTGAAAGAATTACCTCCAAGAGACCCAGATTTTATATCTGGAAAATCTCTGAATAAGCATTAA
- the purN gene encoding phosphoribosylglycinamide formyltransferase → MSKNLVVLISGRGSNLKAILEAIKSGKINAKVSLVLSNKKDAKGLEIAKEYGIKTKFIDPSFFETRRGYDIYIAELIKKENPDFVVLAGYMRILSDEFIDAFEGKIVNIHPSLVPAFQGKSAQRQALDYGSLITGCSVHFVTKELDNGPVIVQAVVPVLPEDTEESLSNRILEFEHKIYPQAIKWLVEDRVVVSGRKVIVKDAKYGTLPVNPSLEDF, encoded by the coding sequence ATGTCAAAAAATTTAGTAGTTCTTATATCCGGAAGAGGAAGCAATCTAAAAGCCATCTTAGAAGCTATAAAATCCGGGAAGATAAATGCTAAGGTATCTTTAGTTTTGTCAAACAAAAAAGATGCAAAAGGGCTTGAAATAGCAAAAGAGTATGGCATAAAAACAAAATTTATAGACCCATCATTTTTTGAAACAAGAAGGGGATACGACATATACATAGCAGAATTAATTAAAAAAGAAAATCCGGACTTTGTGGTTTTAGCCGGATATATGAGAATCTTGTCAGATGAGTTTATAGATGCTTTTGAAGGTAAAATTGTAAATATACATCCTTCTTTAGTTCCGGCTTTTCAAGGTAAAAGCGCACAAAGACAAGCCTTAGATTATGGCTCTTTAATAACCGGATGTTCTGTTCATTTTGTAACTAAAGAACTTGACAATGGACCCGTAATAGTTCAAGCGGTTGTTCCAGTTTTACCGGAGGACACAGAAGAGAGTTTATCCAATAGAATTTTAGAGTTTGAACATAAAATTTATCCACAGGCTATTAAATGGTTAGTTGAAGATAGAGTGGTAGTAAGTGGTAGAAAAGTAATTGTAAAGGATGCAAAATATGGCACTTTACCAGTCAATCCATCTCTTGAAGATTTTTAA